One region of Duncaniella freteri genomic DNA includes:
- a CDS encoding polysaccharide pyruvyl transferase family protein: MKIGIFTIFDAYNYGSFLQAFAMQSFLTDRGHQVYMIDVRDSLKSVFAQKYFAKSISRSILKLKRWYAYHNDWRLLNIVSLNDYPELDLAVIGSDEVWNIENPSFTHASQYYGIDIKARNIIAYAPSLGYSTDNSYDVYPHLRNGIVSNISWIGARDEFTRKFAEEIGHSSINMVCDPTLLLSGEWQKYEQEVQINEPFVIYYSYQEDTPFKKYIQCFAKEYNLRVVSVGFNYKWCDNQAIVSPTQFLSLVRRSSCIITSTFHGTVFSTLYNKPFVQVHPARKAVDYLTQLGMNRTTNIEEGYDNFKNKLLHPIDYNAINNEIKKWRDYSSSLIISKTGI, from the coding sequence ATGAAAATTGGAATCTTCACGATTTTTGACGCTTACAATTATGGCAGTTTCCTGCAAGCATTTGCTATGCAGTCCTTTCTAACTGACAGAGGTCATCAAGTATACATGATAGATGTAAGGGATAGTCTGAAATCTGTTTTTGCCCAAAAATATTTTGCAAAAAGTATCTCTCGCTCAATTTTGAAGCTAAAACGTTGGTATGCTTATCATAATGATTGGAGACTCCTCAATATAGTATCATTAAACGATTATCCTGAGCTTGACCTTGCCGTGATAGGCAGTGATGAAGTTTGGAATATTGAAAATCCATCATTTACTCACGCTTCTCAATATTATGGCATAGATATTAAGGCAAGGAATATAATCGCTTATGCTCCGAGTCTTGGCTATTCGACAGATAATAGTTATGACGTCTATCCTCATTTGCGAAATGGGATTGTAAGCAATATCTCATGGATAGGAGCACGCGATGAGTTCACCCGCAAGTTTGCCGAAGAAATTGGCCATAGTAGTATAAACATGGTGTGTGACCCAACACTTCTTTTGAGTGGCGAATGGCAAAAATATGAACAAGAGGTTCAAATAAATGAGCCATTCGTGATTTACTACAGCTATCAAGAGGATACGCCATTCAAAAAATATATCCAATGTTTTGCCAAAGAGTATAATCTCAGAGTTGTGTCAGTTGGATTTAATTACAAGTGGTGCGACAATCAGGCTATTGTATCTCCCACTCAATTCCTTTCATTAGTGCGTCGGTCTTCATGCATAATAACAAGTACCTTTCATGGCACAGTGTTTTCCACTCTCTATAATAAGCCATTTGTTCAAGTACATCCGGCAAGAAAAGCGGTAGATTATTTGACCCAGTTAGGTATGAATCGAACAACCAATATAGAGGAGGGATATGATAATTTCAAAAATAAATTATTGCATCCAATCGATTATAACGCAATAAATAATGAAATAAAGAAATGGAGGGACTATTCTTCATCTCTTATAATTTCTAAAACTGGGATATAA
- a CDS encoding capsular polysaccharide synthesis protein → MNWTKYLKNAGGINLIKQYLRTGTLFTAINQFVVLGRDRKALELLRLGVEHKLYYRLRKKYYKRATDFKKTIDGVCRKSDSSPVKKIWICWWQGIDNAPSLVRKCYDSFKSHLPNWEIIVITKENYSLYVAFPDYITQKWESGIISNTHMSDLLRTELIIRHGGMWVDSTILCTSNNIPISIINSNLFFYQSLKPGADGHTVLCSTWLIYGKPGSQILLLTRELLYNYWRTKNKIDDYFIFHYFLTMACKFYPDEYAKIPQFDNATPHILLLNLFKKFDKNYWSDLCRTTCFHKLSYKLDSELVKNSQDTYYNFIMSDKNNEIP, encoded by the coding sequence ATGAATTGGACTAAATACTTAAAAAATGCCGGAGGCATCAACCTGATTAAACAATATTTGAGAACAGGAACCCTATTTACAGCCATAAACCAGTTTGTTGTTCTGGGTCGAGACCGCAAAGCTCTTGAATTATTAAGGCTCGGTGTTGAACACAAACTATATTACAGATTACGCAAAAAATACTATAAAAGAGCAACTGATTTTAAGAAAACTATTGACGGAGTATGTAGGAAATCAGATTCTTCTCCTGTAAAAAAGATATGGATTTGCTGGTGGCAAGGAATTGACAATGCACCTTCTCTTGTAAGGAAGTGCTATGATTCATTCAAATCCCATTTGCCTAATTGGGAGATAATTGTTATAACCAAGGAGAATTATTCTCTATATGTGGCATTCCCCGATTACATAACTCAAAAATGGGAGTCCGGAATAATAAGCAATACGCATATGTCTGACTTATTACGTACTGAACTTATCATTAGACATGGCGGCATGTGGGTCGATTCTACGATTTTATGCACATCGAACAATATCCCAATCAGCATCATAAATAGCAATCTATTTTTTTATCAGAGCCTAAAACCAGGTGCAGATGGACATACTGTACTGTGTTCTACCTGGTTAATATATGGGAAACCAGGCAGTCAAATATTACTTCTGACACGAGAGCTGTTGTACAATTACTGGAGGACAAAAAATAAGATTGACGATTATTTTATCTTTCATTATTTCCTAACAATGGCTTGCAAGTTCTATCCAGATGAGTATGCCAAGATTCCACAATTTGATAATGCAACGCCTCATATCCTTTTGCTTAATCTGTTTAAGAAATTCGATAAGAATTATTGGTCTGACCTTTGCAGAACGACATGCTTTCACAAGTTAAGTTACAAACTTGACAGTGAGTTGGTGAAGAACAGCCAAGATACATATTATAATTTTATAATGAGTGACAAAAACAATGAAATTCCCTAA
- a CDS encoding phosphorylcholine transferase LicD gives MKFPKEKSLSMNEIQQISFNILCVIKKICNQEGLNYGLAFGTLLGAVRHKGYIPWDDDVDIIMPRPDFEKLMKYFENHREELLPYEPWNRSKHPSYPYTMTRIIDNRYILDVDNEEPCGMGIFVDIYVLDGAGNSIEEARNLLNKTKKYPSGIFLSTRKKLKNGGTKGFIKNLIKPLYFAYVKMMGREYFVKKLYRIISQYDYDKCSHLACLEWDNTTASATAKVDIENPVEVEFNGEKFKAAANIDFYLTHAYGDYMTPPPEKDRVYHHLYKSYRKSDCI, from the coding sequence ATGAAATTCCCTAAAGAGAAATCTCTCTCAATGAATGAAATCCAACAGATTTCATTCAACATACTATGTGTTATCAAAAAAATTTGTAATCAGGAGGGTCTGAACTATGGATTGGCTTTTGGCACTCTTCTCGGTGCCGTCCGACACAAAGGCTACATACCATGGGATGATGACGTGGATATCATAATGCCTCGTCCTGATTTTGAAAAACTAATGAAGTATTTCGAAAATCATCGCGAGGAATTATTACCATACGAACCATGGAACCGTAGCAAACATCCGTCTTATCCATATACCATGACACGCATCATAGATAATCGATATATTCTTGATGTTGATAATGAGGAACCATGTGGCATGGGGATTTTTGTTGACATTTATGTCCTTGACGGAGCCGGCAACTCAATTGAGGAAGCAAGAAATCTATTAAACAAAACAAAGAAGTATCCTTCCGGAATATTTTTGTCTACTCGAAAAAAATTAAAAAATGGAGGGACTAAAGGATTCATAAAGAATCTAATAAAACCGTTATATTTCGCTTATGTAAAAATGATGGGACGGGAGTACTTCGTAAAAAAGTTATATAGGATAATATCTCAATATGACTATGATAAGTGTTCTCATCTTGCTTGCCTTGAATGGGATAATACTACAGCAAGTGCCACGGCTAAAGTCGATATCGAAAATCCGGTGGAAGTAGAATTTAACGGAGAAAAATTCAAAGCTGCTGCCAATATCGATTTTTATCTTACTCATGCATATGGAGACTATATGACTCCACCTCCTGAAAAAGATAGAGTCTATCATCATCTATACAAGTCATATAGAAAATCTGATTGCATATGA
- the rfbA gene encoding glucose-1-phosphate thymidylyltransferase RfbA, translating into MKGIVLAGGSGTRLYPITKGVSKQMLPIYDKPMVYYPISTLMLAGIRDILIISTPTDLPGFKRLLGDGSDYGVRFTYAEQPSPDGLAQAFIIGREFIGDDSACLVLGDNIFHGAGFSEVLKKAVDAAENESKATVFGYWVNDPERYGVAEFDKEGNCLSIEEKPEHPKSNYAVVGLYFYPNKVVDVAAHIKPSARGELEITTVNQEFLKGGELKVQTLPRGFAWLDTGTHDSLAEASIYVEVLEKRQGLKIACLEGIAYRQGWISKEKMIGLAQPMLKNQYGQYLLKVVEEVERTGEKNLD; encoded by the coding sequence ATGAAAGGTATCGTCCTTGCCGGTGGGTCCGGAACTCGTTTGTATCCGATTACCAAGGGGGTCTCGAAGCAGATGCTCCCTATCTATGACAAGCCGATGGTTTATTACCCGATTTCGACGCTGATGCTGGCGGGAATTCGTGATATTCTGATTATCTCTACCCCTACAGATTTGCCTGGTTTCAAGCGTCTGCTTGGCGATGGGTCGGACTATGGCGTCAGGTTCACTTACGCCGAGCAGCCCTCGCCCGACGGACTGGCTCAGGCGTTTATAATCGGTCGGGAGTTTATCGGCGACGATTCGGCTTGTCTGGTGCTCGGCGACAATATTTTCCATGGCGCAGGCTTTTCGGAGGTGCTCAAGAAGGCTGTCGATGCGGCTGAAAATGAGTCGAAAGCCACTGTCTTCGGCTATTGGGTGAATGACCCCGAGCGCTACGGAGTGGCTGAGTTTGACAAGGAGGGAAATTGCCTCTCTATCGAGGAGAAGCCCGAGCATCCGAAGTCAAATTATGCCGTTGTCGGTCTCTATTTCTATCCCAACAAGGTGGTAGATGTGGCCGCACATATCAAGCCATCGGCTCGTGGTGAACTAGAAATAACCACTGTTAATCAAGAATTTCTCAAAGGCGGCGAGTTGAAGGTGCAGACGCTCCCGCGCGGCTTTGCGTGGCTCGACACGGGCACTCACGACTCCCTTGCCGAGGCTTCAATCTATGTCGAGGTGCTCGAAAAGCGCCAAGGTTTGAAAATCGCTTGCCTTGAGGGCATTGCCTACCGCCAAGGCTGGATTTCAAAGGAGAAAATGATTGGGTTGGCTCAGCCGATGCTCAAAAACCAATATGGTCAATACCTGCTCAAAGTGGTGGAGGAAGTGGAACGCACCGGCGAAAAAAATCTCGACTGA
- the rfbC gene encoding dTDP-4-dehydrorhamnose 3,5-epimerase → MNCIKTDIEGVVIIEPHVFKDARGYFFESYSKREFDEKVRPVDFVQDNESCSTKGVMRGLHFQRPPFSQSKLVRCVKGAVLDVAVDIRKGSPTYGKHVAVELTEDNHRQFFIPKGFAHGFAVLSDVAVFQYKCDEFYHPEADGGISILDDSLGIDWCIDYMEAILSEKDTKHPMLKDFDSPFDINIDLYKK, encoded by the coding sequence ATGAATTGTATTAAGACTGATATTGAGGGGGTTGTCATCATTGAACCCCACGTGTTCAAGGATGCTCGCGGGTATTTTTTCGAGAGCTATTCAAAGCGCGAATTTGATGAGAAAGTGCGCCCTGTGGATTTCGTGCAAGACAATGAGTCGTGCTCCACAAAGGGTGTGATGCGCGGACTGCATTTCCAGCGTCCACCGTTCTCGCAGTCGAAGCTTGTTCGTTGCGTAAAGGGTGCAGTACTCGACGTAGCTGTTGACATCCGCAAGGGTTCACCAACCTACGGAAAGCATGTGGCTGTAGAACTAACCGAGGATAATCATCGTCAGTTCTTTATTCCGAAAGGTTTTGCACATGGTTTTGCCGTGCTGAGCGATGTGGCTGTGTTCCAATACAAATGTGATGAGTTTTATCATCCGGAAGCCGACGGTGGCATCTCCATTCTTGATGATTCGCTCGGCATTGACTGGTGTATCGACTACATGGAGGCAATATTGTCGGAGAAGGACACGAAGCATCCAATGCTCAAAGACTTCGATTCACCTTTTGACATCAATATAGACCTCTATAAAAAATGA
- the rfbD gene encoding dTDP-4-dehydrorhamnose reductase produces MNILVTGANGQLGNEMRIVSKDSKDNYIFTDVAELDITDAKAVNKMVKDNDVNIIVNCAAYTNVDKAETDKEFAELLNATAVRNLADAVKANDGVLIHVSTDYVFGGSKENTPRTEDEPTNPTGVYGLTKLHGEQHIAESGAKAIILRTAWLYSEFGKNFVKTMLNLTATKPELKVVFDQCGTPTYALDLADAIFDIIENRKYEGNGGIYNFSNEGVCSWYDFTKMIAEYSGNADCNIQPCHSDEFPSPVMRPSYSVLDKTKYKNIFGKNVPYWTDSLKKCLKNLKENEA; encoded by the coding sequence ATGAATATACTAGTGACAGGAGCGAATGGTCAACTCGGAAACGAGATGCGAATAGTCTCCAAAGATTCTAAAGATAATTATATCTTCACCGATGTAGCAGAACTCGACATCACTGATGCCAAGGCTGTCAACAAAATGGTGAAGGATAACGACGTGAATATAATCGTCAACTGCGCGGCTTACACCAATGTTGACAAGGCTGAAACGGACAAGGAATTTGCAGAACTGCTCAACGCCACCGCTGTCCGCAATCTTGCCGATGCGGTGAAAGCCAATGACGGTGTGCTGATACACGTCTCTACTGATTACGTGTTCGGTGGTTCAAAAGAAAACACCCCACGCACAGAAGATGAACCGACCAATCCGACCGGTGTTTATGGTCTCACAAAACTCCATGGTGAACAACATATTGCCGAATCAGGCGCGAAAGCAATAATCTTGCGCACGGCATGGCTCTATTCAGAGTTTGGCAAAAACTTCGTCAAGACGATGCTTAATCTTACTGCTACAAAGCCAGAGCTGAAAGTGGTGTTCGACCAATGCGGCACTCCGACATATGCCCTCGACCTTGCCGATGCAATTTTCGATATCATCGAAAACCGCAAGTATGAAGGTAACGGAGGCATCTATAATTTTTCCAACGAGGGTGTATGCTCATGGTACGATTTCACCAAGATGATAGCAGAATACTCCGGCAACGCAGACTGCAATATACAACCTTGTCATAGCGATGAGTTTCCATCGCCCGTTATGCGCCCCTCCTACAGCGTCCTCGACAAAACCAAATACAAAAACATATTCGGCAAGAACGTCCCCTATTGGACAGACTCATTGAAAAAATGCCTTAAAAACCTGAAAGAAAATGAAGCGTAA
- a CDS encoding dTDP-glucose 4,6-dehydratase, whose protein sequence is MKRNILITGGAGFIGSHVVRLFVNKYPDYHIVNLDKLTYAGNLANLKDIEDKPNYTFVKADIADLDEMRRIIQKYEIDGIIHLAAESHVDRSIKDPFTFARTNVMGTLALLQAAKEYWDTLPEKYEGKRFYHISTDEVYGALELTHPEGVPAPFTTNASSEDDMAYGTEFFLETTKYNPHSPYSASKASSDHFVRAYHDTYGMPTIVTNCSNNYGPYQFPEKLIPLFINNIRHEKPLPVYGKGENVRDWLFVEDHARAIDLIFHKGKIADTYNIGGFNEWKNIDLIKVIIKTVDRLLGNPDGQSESLITYVTDRLGHDMRYAIDSRKLQKELGWEPSLQFEEGIEKTVRWYLDHQEWMDNITSGDYERYYDSMYKNR, encoded by the coding sequence ATGAAGCGTAATATTCTTATAACAGGCGGAGCCGGATTTATCGGAAGCCATGTTGTCCGCCTGTTTGTCAACAAATATCCTGACTATCATATTGTCAACCTCGATAAACTGACTTACGCCGGTAACCTTGCCAACCTCAAAGACATTGAGGACAAGCCCAACTATACCTTCGTGAAGGCTGACATCGCTGACCTCGACGAAATGCGCCGCATCATCCAGAAATACGAGATTGACGGCATTATACATCTTGCCGCCGAGAGCCACGTGGACCGCTCCATCAAGGACCCGTTCACTTTTGCCCGCACTAACGTGATGGGCACACTCGCGCTGCTTCAGGCTGCAAAGGAGTATTGGGACACACTGCCAGAGAAGTATGAGGGCAAGCGATTCTATCACATTTCCACCGACGAAGTGTATGGCGCACTCGAGTTGACCCATCCAGAAGGTGTTCCCGCACCGTTCACCACCAACGCCTCCTCGGAGGACGATATGGCCTATGGCACAGAGTTTTTCCTCGAGACCACAAAATATAATCCCCACTCGCCCTACTCAGCCTCAAAAGCATCGAGCGACCACTTTGTCCGCGCCTACCACGACACCTACGGCATGCCCACCATCGTGACCAACTGCTCCAACAACTATGGTCCCTACCAGTTTCCCGAAAAACTCATTCCCCTCTTTATCAACAATATCCGCCACGAGAAACCACTCCCAGTCTACGGAAAAGGCGAGAATGTGCGTGACTGGCTCTTCGTCGAAGACCACGCCCGCGCCATCGACCTCATCTTCCACAAAGGCAAAATCGCTGACACATATAATATTGGTGGCTTTAACGAGTGGAAAAACATAGACCTCATCAAGGTAATCATCAAGACCGTTGACCGTCTTCTCGGCAATCCTGATGGACAGTCGGAAAGCCTCATTACATACGTCACCGACCGTCTGGGCCACGACATGCGCTACGCCATCGACTCCCGCAAGCTACAAAAAGAGCTCGGTTGGGAACCCTCTCTTCAGTTCGAAGAAGGCATCGAAAAGACCGTCCGTTGGTATCTCGACCACCAGGAGTGGATGGACAACATCACCTCCGGTGACTACGAGCGCTACTACGACTCTATGTACAAAAACCGATAA
- a CDS encoding DEAD/DEAH box helicase: protein MTIRLYDYQRKMRDAVLEALESHNAVMCQMPTGTGKTHVLASVVSNYANGKLVWVVVHRKELIEQITTTWEACYRDKRNAPDVKVMSIQWLARNWEKVANDAPSMIVIDEAHHALAETYQELFRRYPGAKKLGMTATPYRMSGKGFTDLFEILLQSKSIPDFITENRLSLFDYYAVPQNSKIRRQIALLKKRGAHGDYQTKELDLSLNTPRNIEYLYNSLMRYAKGRKGIVYAININHARAIADFYAANGLRCYAIDCNTPEKERREMVTSFRNGNIDVMVNVDIFSEGFDCPEVEFIQLARPTLSLAVYLQQIGRGLRKAKGKKYCVILDNVGLSRTFGTPVRKWNWDKMFKGTMRNVRIDSLDRSALLKYYGYPGKLVDEPMERIISHTDMSDAISRQNILKYYSASNLVGVVLKGKVVARKQVTDVIAYKHDAVVVRLADKSVCLIFPTGKELELPSDSIDFEIQSDKIIKVTTMRGTIYHDMVTTQDFAERPIVRTYGPMEFLDEGSKLWRRMPYYAIEYYKNSAYPPTWMGWYLKIYSICPISAKVYIPNSTLGGGRELSFEQTALFPYDLHDYYIVEELTGGKIIVVDLNCDYYLVKSDNSRKFLFKATSYSSSKQELDQWLSKLK from the coding sequence ATGACAATTCGGCTTTACGATTATCAGCGTAAGATGAGGGACGCTGTTTTGGAGGCTCTTGAATCGCATAACGCTGTGATGTGCCAGATGCCAACCGGCACGGGGAAGACCCATGTGCTGGCATCGGTGGTCAGCAACTATGCCAATGGAAAATTGGTGTGGGTTGTGGTCCATCGTAAGGAGTTGATTGAGCAAATCACAACCACATGGGAAGCTTGCTATAGGGATAAGCGCAATGCACCCGATGTAAAGGTAATGTCAATCCAATGGCTGGCTCGGAATTGGGAGAAGGTCGCTAACGATGCCCCGTCGATGATTGTGATTGACGAGGCTCATCATGCTTTGGCCGAGACTTATCAGGAACTTTTTCGCCGTTATCCCGGAGCCAAAAAATTGGGAATGACTGCGACACCTTATCGAATGTCGGGCAAAGGATTTACCGACCTGTTTGAAATTCTGCTTCAATCAAAGAGCATACCAGATTTCATCACTGAGAATAGGCTGTCGCTATTTGATTACTACGCGGTGCCTCAGAATAGTAAAATACGAAGGCAGATAGCTCTACTCAAAAAACGCGGAGCCCATGGCGACTATCAGACCAAAGAACTTGACCTATCCCTAAACACTCCGCGGAATATCGAATATCTCTACAACTCTTTGATGCGTTATGCCAAAGGGCGCAAGGGGATTGTCTATGCTATCAACATCAACCATGCCCGTGCAATCGCTGATTTCTACGCCGCAAACGGTTTGAGGTGTTACGCCATCGACTGCAATACCCCCGAAAAGGAACGCCGGGAGATGGTTACGTCTTTCCGAAATGGCAACATTGACGTGATGGTAAATGTAGATATATTCTCAGAGGGCTTCGACTGCCCGGAGGTGGAGTTTATTCAACTTGCACGACCGACGCTGTCGTTGGCGGTATATCTTCAGCAGATAGGTCGCGGTCTGCGCAAGGCTAAGGGTAAGAAGTATTGCGTGATTCTTGACAATGTGGGTCTGAGCCGCACGTTTGGAACCCCTGTGCGCAAATGGAACTGGGACAAGATGTTCAAGGGCACAATGCGGAATGTGCGCATTGATAGTCTCGACCGGTCTGCGCTGCTGAAATATTATGGTTATCCAGGCAAGTTGGTCGACGAACCGATGGAAAGGATTATCAGCCATACCGACATGTCCGACGCCATCAGCAGGCAGAATATTCTCAAATACTATTCCGCAAGCAATCTCGTAGGCGTCGTACTCAAAGGGAAGGTTGTAGCCCGCAAACAAGTCACTGATGTGATTGCATATAAACATGACGCCGTGGTCGTGCGTCTTGCAGACAAGTCGGTCTGCCTTATATTTCCCACGGGCAAAGAATTGGAACTGCCGTCTGATAGTATTGACTTTGAAATTCAGTCTGACAAAATCATCAAGGTCACCACAATGCGTGGAACCATATATCATGATATGGTGACCACCCAAGATTTTGCCGAGCGACCGATTGTCAGAACATACGGTCCGATGGAGTTTCTTGACGAGGGTAGTAAGTTGTGGCGGCGTATGCCATATTATGCGATTGAATATTACAAAAACAGCGCGTATCCGCCCACATGGATGGGCTGGTACTTAAAGATATACAGCATTTGCCCGATTTCAGCGAAGGTCTATATCCCAAATTCTACATTGGGCGGCGGACGAGAATTGAGCTTTGAGCAGACTGCGCTGTTCCCCTACGATTTGCATGATTATTACATTGTGGAAGAGCTCACCGGAGGTAAAATAATCGTCGTGGACCTCAATTGCGACTATTATCTCGTCAAATCCGACAACTCTCGTAAATTTCTCTTTAAAGCAACCTCCTATTCGAGTTCCAAACAGGAGCTTGACCAATGGTTGAGCAAACTAAAATAA
- a CDS encoding site-specific integrase gives MDKYKHRVSFRLEKRKDKDGNYAAELPINADITFGGKRIWYYSGYKIAPSKWDERTQRVKRNNFNSEGVSASDINQRLLKIATAVDDAFSHLELQEDEVTPTTVRGELKRVLDEEKGTRLTVAQIYQLLIDEREKELTGTPSTAQWTKGTLMKHKTMLRHLSDFRQGLYFEDINDELLAKVELFLIGKGLSNSYVFKSMKDIRSFLNWATRKGYNKNHAYVSYRQRFHDETKSDSTVNLFALTEDELSAIMTFPTHRAAIDRARDVFLFSCFTGLRFSDVIGLRWSNIDGDMLDCTAQKTNHRQRFALAAEALRIIAKYPKSPDEADPRVFPQISNQKYNAHLKEVGKLAGMTGDWITEKQSGREKTREVHPKYELLTSHVARRTFVTMCLRKGMSPEDIRAVTGHTTVDMMMKYVKFDDESKREKMSILNEARQQGCETVFDYGVSSEERMKLGIPEQSAYFELFEGDAASVTVHLALLFHLRHDYDRRATYMKRLPNNLFNYVIEKIIHY, from the coding sequence ATGGATAAGTACAAACACCGTGTCAGCTTCCGGCTTGAGAAGCGAAAAGATAAAGACGGCAACTACGCTGCCGAATTACCGATTAATGCAGACATCACTTTTGGTGGTAAGCGTATTTGGTATTATTCGGGATACAAAATTGCTCCGTCAAAATGGGATGAAAGGACTCAACGTGTCAAACGAAACAATTTCAATTCCGAAGGAGTCTCGGCTTCTGACATCAATCAGCGATTACTGAAGATAGCCACTGCTGTGGATGATGCATTCTCACATCTTGAATTACAAGAGGATGAAGTAACGCCAACTACTGTAAGAGGCGAATTGAAAAGGGTTTTAGATGAGGAAAAAGGAACTCGGTTGACAGTTGCACAGATATATCAGCTGCTAATTGATGAAAGAGAAAAGGAGTTGACCGGCACGCCTTCCACTGCACAATGGACAAAGGGAACATTGATGAAGCATAAAACAATGCTACGCCATCTGTCAGACTTTCGTCAAGGTCTGTATTTTGAGGACATTAATGATGAACTCCTCGCTAAGGTTGAGTTATTTCTTATAGGGAAGGGCTTAAGCAATAGTTATGTTTTTAAGTCCATGAAGGATATTCGTTCATTCTTGAATTGGGCTACACGCAAAGGTTACAACAAGAATCATGCCTATGTTTCGTATCGTCAACGGTTCCATGATGAAACGAAGTCTGATTCAACAGTCAATTTATTTGCCCTAACCGAGGACGAACTTTCCGCGATTATGACATTTCCCACACATCGCGCTGCTATTGACCGAGCAAGAGATGTATTTCTATTTTCCTGTTTTACAGGACTGCGTTTTTCGGATGTAATAGGATTACGTTGGTCGAATATAGATGGAGATATGCTCGACTGCACTGCTCAGAAAACCAACCATCGTCAACGGTTTGCGTTGGCTGCGGAGGCTTTGCGTATCATCGCCAAATATCCAAAATCTCCCGATGAGGCAGACCCTCGCGTTTTCCCTCAAATCTCCAATCAGAAGTACAACGCACACTTGAAAGAGGTTGGTAAGTTGGCAGGCATGACAGGCGATTGGATTACTGAAAAACAAAGCGGCAGGGAAAAGACAAGAGAAGTGCATCCAAAATATGAGTTACTTACATCTCACGTTGCCCGGCGCACATTTGTGACGATGTGTCTACGAAAAGGTATGTCGCCTGAAGATATACGCGCCGTCACAGGACACACTACCGTCGACATGATGATGAAGTATGTGAAGTTCGACGATGAAAGCAAGCGCGAGAAGATGAGCATACTTAATGAAGCTCGTCAACAAGGATGCGAAACCGTATTTGATTATGGGGTTAGCAGCGAGGAGCGAATGAAGCTCGGTATACCGGAACAATCAGCCTACTTTGAACTGTTTGAGGGCGACGCTGCATCCGTAACTGTACACCTCGCACTATTATTCCATCTTCGCCATGACTATGACCGCCGAGCTACATACATGAAACGTTTGCCAAATAACCTGTTTAACTATGTGATTGAAAAAATAATCCATTATTAG
- a CDS encoding transposase, with protein METTALSIKHISQMYCVNGKYFAEQYRNRISGYTEWREAELGCGFYFNANNIGPYMSLDETCLSNGEVWTFLTNNDGHGGRGTLAAAIPGTKSDEITTILIGAMGKSVRRRVKEVTCDLSPSMMLIAAEVFYNAHVVNDRFHVQQVYNEAVDEIRIDIRRQLIAEDNSRDKSEPPITYSNGETMRQILARSKHTLMMSQNKWTDIQRHRANILFRHYPILKAAYHLAMELRQIFNAKISPTKAMGRMNKWYEKVMALGNNNFRSVIKTFKNHAPTILNYFRRRATNASAEAFNSKVKIFRSQMRGVRDRDFFIFRLVKLYA; from the coding sequence GTGGAGACGACGGCATTGTCGATTAAGCATATATCGCAGATGTACTGCGTCAACGGCAAATATTTTGCCGAACAGTATCGCAACAGGATAAGCGGTTATACCGAATGGCGTGAGGCCGAACTCGGTTGCGGCTTCTACTTCAACGCTAACAATATCGGCCCGTACATGAGTCTTGACGAAACCTGCCTGAGCAACGGCGAGGTATGGACTTTCCTCACGAACAATGACGGACACGGTGGCCGTGGGACGCTGGCGGCGGCCATCCCCGGCACAAAGAGCGATGAGATAACCACAATCCTCATCGGAGCCATGGGTAAATCGGTCAGACGCAGGGTAAAAGAAGTGACCTGCGATCTGTCGCCCTCGATGATGCTGATAGCCGCCGAGGTATTCTACAACGCCCACGTCGTTAACGACCGCTTCCATGTGCAGCAGGTCTATAACGAGGCTGTCGACGAAATTCGCATAGACATCCGCCGACAGCTCATTGCCGAAGACAACAGCCGTGACAAATCAGAGCCTCCAATTACATATTCCAACGGCGAGACCATGCGCCAGATCCTTGCCCGCAGCAAGCACACCCTGATGATGTCGCAGAACAAATGGACTGACATACAGCGTCATCGCGCAAACATTCTGTTCAGACACTATCCGATACTGAAAGCTGCATACCATCTGGCTATGGAACTGCGCCAAATCTTCAACGCAAAGATATCACCCACCAAAGCAATGGGTCGGATGAACAAGTGGTATGAAAAAGTAATGGCATTGGGCAACAACAACTTCCGCTCTGTCATCAAGACGTTCAAGAACCACGCCCCGACTATCCTCAATTATTTCCGACGTCGCGCAACTAATGCCTCGGCCGAAGCATTCAACTCCAAAGTCAAAATCTTCCGTTCGCAGATGCGAGGGGTCCGTGACCGTGATTTCTTTATCTTCCGACTCGTCAAGCTATACGCCTGA